A window of the Rhodohalobacter mucosus genome harbors these coding sequences:
- a CDS encoding phage holin family protein translates to MENDNNSQHNEAQNLTAGVKLYIEKRVELFTLTVAEQVSLIAAQSIQKIIGLLLLAGALFFLWFALGFLVGDWIDNTGLGFLIMSVPLFVAAFIFAKNKSEKLTGSIQSDMIQKTLENVNSEFGRQLTENKRSEGRPEEKK, encoded by the coding sequence ATGGAAAATGACAACAATAGCCAACATAATGAGGCACAAAACCTGACTGCCGGGGTGAAGCTCTACATTGAAAAACGTGTGGAGCTTTTCACGCTTACGGTAGCAGAGCAGGTTTCCCTGATTGCTGCGCAATCTATTCAGAAAATAATCGGACTGCTTCTTCTGGCAGGAGCTCTCTTTTTTCTCTGGTTCGCGCTTGGTTTCCTTGTGGGAGACTGGATCGATAATACCGGACTCGGTTTTTTGATCATGTCTGTGCCGCTGTTTGTTGCCGCTTTTATATTTGCGAAGAATAAATCCGAAAAGCTAACCGGCTCCATTCAGTCGGATATGATTCAAAAGACACTGGAAAATGTAAACAGTGAATTTGGCCGTCAGCTAACGGAAAATAAACGCTCAGAGGGAAGGCCTGAAGAAAAAAAATAA